From one Methylomonas paludis genomic stretch:
- a CDS encoding glutathione peroxidase — protein MSNIYAYSANDINGETVNLDRYRNQVVLIVNTASQCGFTPQYQGLQTLYQAYQVRGFVVLGFPCNQFGGQEPGTHQQIGQYCRSNYGVSFPLFEKIAVNGTNTHPLYQYLKNAAPGCFGSRAIKWNFTKFLVQRNGEVAARCGSLISPLQLCSKIERLL, from the coding sequence ATGTCCAACATATATGCTTACAGTGCCAACGATATCAACGGAGAAACAGTAAATCTTGATCGCTATCGTAATCAAGTGGTATTGATCGTCAATACCGCCAGTCAGTGCGGATTCACCCCGCAATATCAGGGATTGCAAACCTTATATCAGGCTTATCAGGTGCGGGGTTTTGTGGTGCTGGGCTTCCCATGCAATCAATTTGGCGGCCAGGAGCCCGGAACTCATCAGCAAATTGGGCAGTATTGCCGCAGTAATTATGGTGTCAGTTTTCCGCTGTTTGAAAAAATAGCCGTAAACGGAACTAACACTCATCCACTCTACCAATATCTAAAAAATGCCGCCCCAGGTTGTTTTGGCAGTCGCGCCATTAAATGGAATTTCACAAAATTCCTGGTTCAGCGTAATGGCGAAGTAGCGGCCCGGTGTGGCTCGTTGATTTCCCCGCTGCAACTCTGCAGCAAAATTGAGCGCTTGTTATAA
- a CDS encoding MlaC/ttg2D family ABC transporter substrate-binding protein yields MIKGYMYFLQILVFSLMVNFWSAAAVAAPDLIDPQVTIEDASNRLKQRLQDPGFVKDFQKINEFVNQVIYPHVDFDLISSLVLGKMWKDATPNQKDSFKKEFQVLLIRTYSRALFELKDWSVRFLPINKEEDERKVMVKTEILQPGLQPISINYRMLHINDDWKVYDIIIEGVSLVTNYRTGFKNDMERSGSLQEVINQLAKKNTEALNNRADKT; encoded by the coding sequence ATGATTAAAGGTTATATGTATTTTTTACAGATTTTGGTTTTTAGTCTAATGGTAAATTTCTGGTCTGCTGCTGCGGTAGCTGCGCCTGACTTGATTGACCCGCAAGTGACCATTGAGGATGCATCTAATCGTCTGAAACAGCGCTTGCAGGATCCTGGGTTTGTCAAAGACTTCCAAAAAATCAACGAATTTGTTAATCAGGTTATTTATCCACATGTAGATTTTGACCTGATTTCGTCTCTGGTATTGGGAAAAATGTGGAAAGACGCCACCCCAAATCAGAAAGACAGCTTTAAAAAGGAATTCCAGGTTCTACTGATTAGAACCTATTCGCGCGCCTTGTTCGAATTAAAAGATTGGTCAGTACGGTTTTTACCGATCAACAAGGAAGAGGATGAACGCAAGGTGATGGTGAAAACCGAAATTCTCCAACCCGGCCTGCAACCCATTTCAATTAATTACCGCATGTTGCATATTAATGATGACTGGAAAGTTTATGACATTATCATTGAAGGTGTAAGTCTGGTCACCAATTACCGCACTGGCTTTAAAAATGACATGGAACGTTCTGGCTCTCTGCAGGAAGTTATTAATCAATTGGCCAAAAAAAATACTGAGGCACTGAACAATCGCGCCGACAAGACCTGA
- the cmoB gene encoding tRNA 5-methoxyuridine(34)/uridine 5-oxyacetic acid(34) synthase CmoB, protein MTGYQSLYAELAKVGGAEWLQTLPAQLQNAFASDSHGDLPGWQAAIDQLPELPTITTDLLNEVRIGTTNDLTPEQARALLTNLTKLHPWRKGPFNVYGINIDSEWRSDWKWERCKDHISPLQNRLVLDVGCGNGYHCWRMLGAGAKLVIGIDPTLLSVMQFQAIKKLYGAAAIHVLPLAVEDMPANLKLFDTVFSMGVLYHRRSPIDHLLELKACLRPGGELILETLVILGGSDSVLVPAQRYAQMRNVWFLPSCEALMGWMRRCGYRNIRLLDISKTTSAEQRSTTWMRFHSLADFLDADNPDLTCEGLPAPVRAMLVANID, encoded by the coding sequence ATGACTGGGTATCAGTCTTTGTATGCTGAACTAGCCAAAGTTGGCGGCGCTGAATGGCTGCAGACTTTGCCGGCACAGTTGCAAAATGCTTTTGCCTCCGACTCACACGGTGATTTGCCGGGCTGGCAGGCGGCGATTGACCAACTCCCAGAACTACCGACTATCACTACCGATCTGCTTAATGAAGTGCGCATTGGCACCACCAATGACTTGACTCCTGAGCAGGCCCGGGCATTGCTGACCAATTTAACCAAGCTGCACCCCTGGCGCAAAGGCCCGTTCAATGTATATGGTATCAACATTGACAGCGAATGGCGCTCCGACTGGAAGTGGGAGCGCTGCAAAGACCATATCAGTCCTTTGCAAAATCGGCTGGTTCTGGATGTAGGCTGCGGCAACGGCTATCATTGCTGGCGTATGCTGGGGGCCGGCGCTAAACTGGTAATCGGCATAGACCCGACTCTGCTGAGTGTCATGCAATTTCAGGCTATTAAAAAACTCTATGGTGCAGCGGCTATCCATGTGCTACCTCTGGCTGTTGAAGATATGCCAGCCAATTTGAAATTATTTGATACGGTGTTTTCAATGGGCGTGTTGTATCACCGCCGCTCCCCTATCGATCATTTACTGGAATTGAAAGCCTGCTTGCGGCCTGGCGGCGAACTGATTCTGGAAACCCTGGTTATCCTGGGCGGTAGTGATAGCGTGTTGGTACCGGCACAACGTTACGCGCAAATGCGGAATGTCTGGTTTTTACCGAGTTGTGAAGCCTTAATGGGCTGGATGCGGCGTTGCGGCTACCGTAATATCAGGCTTCTTGACATCAGCAAAACTACTAGCGCTGAACAGCGCAGCACCACCTGGATGCGTTTTCACTCTTTGGCTGATTTTCTGGATGCCGATAATCCAGACCTGACCTGCGAAGGCTTGCCGGCCCCGGTTAGAGCAATGTTGGTCGCCAATATAGATTAG
- the cysW gene encoding sulfate ABC transporter permease subunit CysW: MHVVSHPITNHGQAYRQALNDPTWVKWLLIGIAVSFIGLFICVPLGLVLYQALAKGWQAYFHALSQPDALAALRLTLIVAIATVPLNTVFGVAAAWAIARFEFRGKSLLTTLIDLPFSVSPVISGMIFVLMFGSQGWFGSWLAAHDIKVIFATPGIILATLFITFPFVARELIPLMQEMGNEEEEAALSLGASGWKTFFQVTLPNIKWALLYGVLLCNARAMGEFGAVSVVSGHIRGLTNTLPLHVEVSYNDYDAVGAFASASILAGLAIVTLVLKSFLEWKQSR, translated from the coding sequence ATGCATGTTGTATCGCATCCTATTACAAATCATGGTCAAGCCTATCGTCAGGCCCTCAACGATCCCACTTGGGTAAAATGGTTACTGATAGGTATTGCCGTCAGTTTCATCGGCCTGTTTATTTGTGTGCCCTTGGGCTTGGTGTTGTATCAGGCCTTGGCAAAAGGCTGGCAGGCTTATTTTCACGCCTTATCCCAACCGGATGCCCTGGCGGCTTTGAGGTTAACGCTAATCGTAGCCATCGCCACCGTGCCGCTTAATACTGTATTTGGTGTTGCTGCGGCTTGGGCCATCGCCCGCTTTGAGTTTCGCGGCAAAAGCCTGTTGACCACCTTAATAGACTTGCCGTTTTCAGTTTCCCCGGTTATCTCCGGGATGATCTTTGTATTGATGTTTGGCAGCCAGGGTTGGTTCGGCAGCTGGTTGGCGGCGCACGATATCAAAGTCATTTTTGCCACACCCGGTATTATTCTGGCTACCCTGTTTATCACTTTTCCCTTTGTAGCGCGTGAACTCATCCCTTTGATGCAGGAAATGGGCAATGAAGAAGAAGAAGCCGCCCTATCCCTAGGGGCTAGTGGCTGGAAAACCTTTTTTCAAGTCACTCTGCCCAATATCAAATGGGCATTGTTATATGGTGTGTTGCTGTGCAACGCCCGGGCAATGGGCGAATTCGGTGCGGTGTCCGTGGTTTCCGGGCATATCCGTGGCTTAACCAACACCCTGCCGCTGCATGTAGAAGTCAGCTATAACGATTACGATGCCGTGGGAGCCTTTGCCAGCGCTTCGATTTTAGCCGGACTGGCCATAGTCACTCTGGTGTTAAAAAGCTTTCTGGAATGGAAACAAAGCCGCTAG
- a CDS encoding sulfate/molybdate ABC transporter ATP-binding protein, protein MSIVLENISKNFGKFAALHNVDLEIPEGELVALLGPSGCGKTTLLRIIAGLERPDQGRILLNGEDKTQLHTSRRGIGFVFQHYALFRHMTVFDNVAFGLRVKPRRDRPSEAEIAEKVHSLLKLVQLEWLAERFPDQLSGGQRQRIALARALAVEPSVLLLDEPFGALDASVRKDLRQWLRNLHQELHITSIFVTHDQEEAMEVASQVVVLNHGRIEQQGAPAEIYENPSNAFVSKFIGQTNILNLSQHDADWLSDAGILSGAPQGNIAHIRPHNIGIEKAEADSRSPLTLKDWQHLGSIIRIELYNSQLHEQGTSLYAEMPTERFKHLNLNKGDKVVVHIKHAHWFN, encoded by the coding sequence ATGAGCATTGTACTAGAGAATATCAGCAAAAATTTCGGCAAATTTGCCGCACTGCACAATGTCGATCTAGAAATTCCCGAAGGTGAGCTGGTGGCCTTACTCGGTCCCTCTGGTTGCGGTAAAACCACGCTGTTGCGCATCATTGCCGGTTTGGAAAGGCCCGATCAAGGTCGCATATTGCTGAATGGTGAAGACAAGACCCAATTGCATACCAGTCGCCGCGGCATTGGTTTCGTATTTCAGCATTATGCCCTGTTTCGCCATATGACCGTGTTTGATAATGTCGCCTTCGGTTTGCGGGTAAAACCGCGCCGGGACAGACCTAGCGAAGCCGAGATCGCAGAAAAAGTCCATAGCTTATTAAAATTGGTACAGCTGGAATGGTTGGCTGAGCGCTTTCCCGACCAACTTTCCGGTGGTCAGCGCCAAAGAATCGCCTTGGCTCGAGCCTTGGCTGTGGAACCCAGTGTATTACTGCTGGATGAACCATTTGGTGCGCTGGATGCCAGCGTTCGCAAAGATTTACGCCAATGGTTGCGCAATTTGCATCAAGAATTGCACATTACCAGCATTTTCGTTACCCATGACCAGGAAGAGGCCATGGAAGTAGCCAGTCAAGTCGTGGTATTAAATCATGGCCGTATCGAGCAACAAGGCGCTCCCGCCGAAATATACGAAAACCCCAGCAACGCCTTCGTATCAAAATTTATCGGCCAAACCAATATTCTCAATCTATCCCAACATGATGCCGACTGGCTAAGCGATGCCGGGATTTTAAGCGGAGCACCTCAGGGCAACATCGCTCATATCCGCCCGCATAATATTGGTATCGAAAAAGCTGAAGCCGACTCCCGTTCCCCATTGACATTAAAAGACTGGCAACATCTCGGCTCAATTATTCGCATCGAACTATACAATTCACAACTGCATGAACAGGGCACCAGTCTATATGCGGAAATGCCCACCGAGCGTTTCAAGCATTTGAATCTCAACAAAGGTGACAAGGTGGTGGTGCACATCAAGCATGCGCACTGGTTTAATTAA
- the ald gene encoding alanine dehydrogenase codes for MKIGLIKEIKTKENRVGLTPSGVAKLTAAGHQVAVEQDAGLGSGFTDQAYLQVGAVIVDTRTAWEQELVIKVKEPVAQEYPYLQQQIVFTYFHLAGVPWELTQALLDGKTSAVAYETLEDANGRLPLLAPMSAVAGNMAVQMGCHYLAAHNGGKGVMLGSVLGKRYGKVLIIGDGVVGSHAASTAIGLGANVTVAGLFPESAARLKREISTDIDFIISTPEAIAAQLVDTDLLVGAVLVHGARATHVITEAMVKTLQPGSVLVDVSIDQGGCIETAHATTHDQPVYRKHDVIHYCVSNMPGAYPRTSTQALTTATFPYVQKLADHGLQALSSDSGFAKALNTYQGHITYRPVAEAYAALDRYQELPASFG; via the coding sequence ATGAAAATTGGTCTGATCAAAGAAATTAAAACCAAAGAAAACCGTGTCGGCTTAACGCCAAGCGGTGTCGCAAAACTCACAGCTGCTGGTCATCAAGTTGCCGTCGAACAAGATGCCGGGCTTGGTTCAGGTTTTACAGATCAGGCCTATCTGCAGGTGGGTGCAGTGATTGTCGATACCCGCACTGCCTGGGAACAGGAATTGGTCATCAAAGTCAAAGAACCGGTTGCCCAAGAATACCCTTATCTGCAACAGCAAATCGTCTTTACTTATTTCCATCTGGCCGGGGTGCCTTGGGAGCTTACCCAAGCGCTGCTGGACGGTAAAACCAGCGCCGTAGCCTACGAAACCCTAGAAGATGCCAATGGCAGACTACCCCTGCTGGCTCCCATGAGTGCCGTTGCCGGCAACATGGCCGTACAAATGGGCTGCCATTATCTGGCTGCCCATAATGGCGGCAAAGGCGTAATGCTGGGTTCGGTATTGGGTAAACGTTATGGTAAGGTTCTGATCATCGGCGATGGCGTAGTGGGCAGTCATGCCGCCAGCACCGCAATTGGATTGGGGGCCAACGTCACCGTAGCCGGTCTGTTTCCGGAAAGTGCAGCCCGCCTGAAACGGGAAATTTCCACCGATATCGACTTCATAATTTCCACGCCGGAAGCGATTGCCGCTCAATTAGTCGATACCGATTTATTAGTAGGTGCTGTGCTGGTACATGGTGCGCGTGCCACGCATGTCATCACAGAAGCCATGGTAAAAACCTTGCAGCCTGGTTCAGTACTGGTTGATGTCAGTATAGATCAGGGTGGCTGCATTGAAACCGCACATGCCACCACCCATGATCAGCCCGTGTATCGGAAACATGACGTAATCCATTACTGTGTCAGCAATATGCCGGGAGCATACCCGCGCACCTCAACCCAGGCATTAACCACCGCCACATTCCCCTATGTGCAGAAACTGGCTGATCATGGCCTGCAAGCCCTGTCCAGCGACTCAGGTTTTGCCAAAGCCCTAAATACCTACCAAGGCCATATCACCTATCGTCCAGTTGCTGAGGCTTATGCCGCCCTGGATCGCTACCAGGAACTTCCGGCCAGCTTTGGCTAA
- the cysT gene encoding sulfate ABC transporter permease subunit CysT → MSQSFIMPGFRLTLAFTLFYLGLVVLIPLSTLVFKSLQLGWSDYISIITHERVLTAFRVSFVTSLIAALVAGLFGFIIAWVMVRYSLTGKRFLDALIDLPFALPTAVAGVVLATIYQPSGMLGKWLIDNFGIKVAYTPLGIVVALIFIGIPFVVRTIEPVLQEFDTSMEEAASSLGATRWQVFVKIIFPNIFPAMLTGVSLAFARGVGEYGSVIFIAGNLPYVSEIVPLLIVTKLEQYQYAGATAIALTMLVLSFILLLFINLLQRWVRTRSGQL, encoded by the coding sequence ATGAGTCAAAGCTTCATCATGCCCGGATTCCGGTTAACCCTGGCCTTCACATTGTTCTACCTGGGCTTAGTGGTATTGATTCCGCTAAGCACCCTGGTCTTCAAAAGTTTGCAACTCGGCTGGAGTGACTATATCAGTATTATCACTCATGAACGTGTTCTGACTGCCTTCCGGGTGAGTTTTGTAACTTCACTAATTGCCGCACTCGTAGCTGGGTTGTTTGGCTTTATCATTGCCTGGGTTATGGTGCGTTACTCATTAACCGGAAAGCGATTTTTGGATGCGCTGATCGATCTGCCTTTTGCTTTGCCAACAGCCGTTGCCGGAGTGGTGTTAGCCACCATCTATCAACCTAGCGGTATGCTCGGTAAATGGCTGATAGACAATTTCGGCATTAAAGTAGCCTATACCCCGCTCGGCATAGTCGTAGCGCTGATCTTTATCGGTATCCCGTTTGTGGTTCGTACCATAGAGCCGGTATTACAGGAATTTGACACTTCCATGGAAGAGGCTGCTTCCAGTTTAGGGGCCACCCGCTGGCAAGTGTTTGTCAAAATTATATTCCCCAATATATTTCCGGCTATGTTAACTGGAGTGTCATTAGCATTTGCTCGTGGAGTTGGAGAATATGGATCAGTGATTTTCATAGCCGGTAATCTACCCTATGTTTCAGAAATCGTACCCTTACTCATTGTCACCAAGCTAGAGCAATATCAATACGCCGGCGCCACAGCAATTGCCCTGACCATGCTGGTACTGTCTTTCATACTGCTACTGTTCATCAACCTGCTGCAACGCTGGGTGCGAACCCGTTCAGGACAACTTTAA
- a CDS encoding LysR substrate-binding domain-containing protein, protein MNLNQIELLRILQETNFNQSKAAEKLNVVQSAASRQLQLFEEELGSPIFERHGKKLLGLTPLGERVMEQVERINQAKKNIHAIADDFRDNRNGSLHIATTHTQAKYLLPTPVQKFREKYPGITIYMVQSSPDDLIQHLHHHRADIAICTEKLDEDEKLVVKPCYEWQHIAVVPRHHPLAQGDITLGRLASFPILTYSPGFTGRSNIEKAFKNAGKELDITLAAADSDIIKTYVRLGLGVGIIAGTSYEPGNDNDLVALDLSHLIPRSVTKIAYLKHLYLPSYLKYFISELLSRSGSVQQR, encoded by the coding sequence ATGAACCTCAACCAAATCGAATTGCTGCGCATTCTGCAGGAAACAAACTTTAACCAGTCCAAGGCCGCAGAAAAACTCAATGTTGTGCAATCTGCCGCCAGTCGGCAATTACAGCTATTTGAAGAAGAACTTGGTTCCCCAATTTTTGAACGCCATGGTAAAAAACTATTGGGATTAACCCCCTTAGGTGAACGCGTGATGGAACAGGTCGAACGAATCAACCAGGCCAAAAAAAATATTCATGCCATTGCCGACGACTTTCGCGACAACCGCAACGGCTCCCTGCACATCGCCACCACCCACACCCAGGCCAAATATTTGCTGCCGACCCCAGTACAAAAGTTTCGGGAAAAATATCCAGGTATCACCATTTATATGGTGCAATCTTCGCCTGACGATCTGATTCAGCACTTGCACCATCATCGTGCCGATATCGCCATCTGCACTGAAAAACTCGATGAAGACGAAAAATTGGTAGTTAAACCCTGTTACGAATGGCAACATATTGCCGTTGTTCCGCGTCATCATCCCTTGGCTCAAGGTGACATCACCCTGGGTCGGTTGGCCTCATTTCCGATACTGACTTATTCCCCTGGATTCACTGGTCGTTCCAACATAGAAAAAGCCTTTAAAAATGCCGGTAAAGAACTGGACATCACCCTGGCTGCCGCTGACTCCGATATCATCAAAACCTATGTCCGATTGGGCTTGGGTGTGGGCATTATTGCCGGTACTTCCTATGAGCCAGGTAATGACAATGATCTGGTCGCATTAGACTTATCGCACCTGATACCGCGATCCGTCACTAAAATTGCATATCTGAAACATTTATATCTGCCGTCCTATCTGAAATATTTTATTAGTGAGTTATTATCCAGATCAGGATCAGTGCAGCAACGTTAA
- the cmoA gene encoding carboxy-S-adenosyl-L-methionine synthase CmoA, producing the protein MTSGKDQLYAQPLGQIAAFNFDDPVVNVFPDMIQRSVPGYQAIISAIGLLAGRFCQEHSTCYDLGCSLGAASLAMQHQIQAQDFRIVAVDNSPAMIERLANNLQLTRTDNKIDLVCADIREVAISQASVVVLNFTLQFIPIDDRAALLSRIYQGLLPGGILILSEKLAFADPRQQVLQADMHHLFKQAQGYSTLEISQKRSALENVLVPESFEVHQNRLLKAGFSSAEIWFQYFNFASMIALK; encoded by the coding sequence ATGACTTCCGGGAAAGACCAACTGTATGCGCAGCCACTAGGTCAGATAGCTGCTTTTAATTTTGATGATCCGGTGGTCAATGTATTTCCGGACATGATCCAGCGCTCGGTACCCGGCTATCAAGCCATTATTTCGGCGATAGGTTTGCTGGCCGGGCGGTTTTGTCAGGAACACAGCACTTGTTATGATCTAGGTTGCTCGTTGGGAGCCGCCAGCCTTGCTATGCAGCACCAAATCCAGGCTCAAGATTTCCGGATAGTTGCAGTGGATAATTCACCGGCCATGATCGAGCGCTTGGCGAATAATTTGCAACTGACTCGCACGGATAACAAAATAGACTTGGTCTGCGCGGATATTCGCGAAGTAGCAATTAGTCAGGCTTCGGTAGTGGTATTGAATTTTACGCTGCAATTTATCCCGATTGACGACCGGGCAGCATTATTGAGCCGAATTTACCAGGGCTTATTGCCCGGCGGGATCCTGATTTTATCGGAAAAACTGGCTTTCGCTGATCCGCGCCAACAGGTGTTACAAGCAGATATGCATCATTTGTTCAAACAGGCGCAGGGTTATAGTACATTGGAAATCAGCCAGAAGCGTTCGGCATTGGAAAATGTGCTGGTACCGGAGTCTTTTGAAGTTCATCAAAATCGTTTACTCAAAGCTGGATTCAGCAGTGCAGAAATCTGGTTTCAATATTTTAATTTTGCCTCGATGATAGCCTTGAAATGA